In the genome of Streptomyces violaceoruber, the window GAAGTTCCGCGCGGAGAAGGTCCTCCAGGCCGCCGGCGGTCTCGCCGACTCCGCCAAGGACGTGCGCGGCGTGGCCCTGGTGACCGGCCAGGTGCCCGACGGCACCACCGCCGACGACCTGCGCAAGCTGGTCCTCGACGTGCGCGGCCGCATCCAGGGCGGCCGGGCCGCCGTCGTGGCGCTGTTCACCACGGTGAACGGCAAGCCCCTCACGGTCATCGCCACCAACGAGGCCGCCCGCGAGCGCGGCCTGAAGGCCGGTGACCTGGTGCGCACCGCCGCCAAGACCCTCGGCGGCGGCGGTGGCGGCAAGCCGGACGTCGCCCAGGGCGGCGGCCAGAACGCGGCCGCCATCGGTGACGCCGTCGACGCCGTCGAGCGCCTCGTGGCGGACACCGCCAAGTGAGCACGCCCGAGAACGACCAGGCGGACGGCCCCAAGATCCGCCGCGGCCGCCGCCTGGCCGTCGACGTCGGCGACGCCCGCATCGGGGTCGCGTCCTGCGACCCCGACGGCATCCTCGCCACCCCGGTGGAGACCGTCCCCGGCCGCGACGTCCCGGCGGCGCACCGGCGCCTGCGGCAGCTGGTCGCGGAGTACGAGCCGATCGAGGTCGTCGTCGGCCTCCCCCGCTCCCTCAAGGGGGGCGAGGGGCCGGCCGCCGCCAAGGTCAGGCGCTTCACGCAGGAGCTGGCCAAGGGCATCGCGCCCGTCCCGGTCCGGCTGGTCGACGAACGCATGACGACGGTCACCGCCAGCCAGGGACTGCGCGCCTCCGGGGTGAAGTCCAAGAAGGGCCGGTCCGTCATCGACCAGGCCGCCGCCGTGATCATCCTCCAGCAGGCCCTGGAATCCGAACGGGTGTCAGGCAGGCCACCCGGCGAGGGCGTCGAAGTGGTCATCTGATCGCGGTACGGTAACGTTCCGCGCGATGCGGAGGCATTCGAACAGCCACCGCACAGCAAGAGGCGGAACGGAAGCGGGCTCTTCGGCAAGGGCCCCGGTCCCCGTCGCCTCGCGGCTCTAGGGGATCGATGACTGAGTATGGCCGGGGCCCAGGCTCCGAACCGTGGCATCCGGAGGACCCGTTGTACGGGGACGGCGGATGGGGCGGACAGCAGGCCCAGGCGGGTCAGCAGTCCCCCTACGGCGGCCAGCCGCAGCAGTATCCGGAGCAGCAGGCGCAGCAGGGTTACGGCGACTGGAGCAACGGCGGCCAGGCGTCGTACGGCGACGGGCAGCCCCAGTACGACCAGTACGCCCACCAGCACCCCGAACCGCAGTACGACCCGTACGGTCAGCAGCAGTACGACCAGCACCAGTACGGTCAGCAGCAGTACGACCAGCAGTACGCACCCCAGGCCCAGCCGCAGCAGGGCTACGACAACGGCGGCTGGAGCGGCGGCGCACACCCCCAGGCGCAGTACCCGGCCGACCCGTCCGACCCCTACGGACAGCAGGCCGGCGGCTACGGCGCCGAGCAGCCCGACTTCTACGGCACCCCCGAGGCGTACCCGCCGCCGGAGCCGCCCACCCGCAGGCGCGCCGAGCCCGAGCCGCAGCGCACCGACTGGGACCCCGGACCGGACGAGGGGGAGCACGCCTTCTTCGCCGGCGGGGACGCGGACGGGGACGACGACGCGCCGGGCGACGGCCGCGAAAGCCGGGAGGAGCGCAGAACCAGGGGGGGCGGCAAGCCCAAGAAGCGCCGCAGCGGATGCGCCTGTCTGGTGGTCTGCCTGGTACTCGGCGGCGGCGTGGCAGGCATCGGGTATTTCGGCTACCAGTTTTACCAGGATCGTTTCGGCGCGGCCCCGGACTTCGCGGGCGGCGGCAACGGCGAGCAGGTGACCGTCACCATCCCCAAGGGCGCGGGCGGTTCCACGATCGGCCAGGAACTCAAGCGGCAGGGCGTGGTGAAGAGCGTCGACGCGTTCATCTCCGCCCAGCAGAGCAACCCCCGCGGCAAGAGCATCCAGGACGGCGTGTACACGCTGCAGAAGGAGATGTCGGCCGAGAGCGCGGTCGAACTCCTGCTCAGCCCGAAGAGCCGCAGCAACCTGATCATCGCCGAGGGCAGGCGCAACGCCGACGTCTACAAGCTCATCGACAAACGCCTCGAGGTGAAGGCGGGCACCACCGCCGAGGTCGCCAAGTCCGAGTACAAGAGCCTCGGCCTGCCCGACTGGGCGCTGAACCACAAGGACGTCAAGGACCCGCTGGAGGGCTTCCTCTACCCGTCCAGCTACTCGGCGGCCAAGGGGCAGAAGCCCGCGGACGTGCTCAAGCAGATGGTGGCACGTGCCAACGAGCAGTACGAGAAGATCGGCCTGGAGCAGAAGGCGGAGGGACTCGGCCTCGAAGGCCCGTGGGAGCTGCTCACCGCCGCGAGCCTGGTGCAGGCCGAGGGGAAGACGCACGAAGACTTCCGCAAGATGGCCGAGGTCATCTACAACAGGCTCAAGACCGACAACACCGAGACGAACCAGAAGCTCCAGTTCGACTCGACCTTCAACTACCTCATGGGCCAGAGCAAGATCCACATCAGCGAGTCCGAGATCAACACCAACCCGGACCCGTACAACACCTACTACCACCGGGGCCTGCCGCCCGGACCCATCAGCAACCCCGGCGAAGAGGCCCTGCAAGCGGCGCTCAACCCCACCGAGGACGGCTGGATCTACTTCGTGGCCACCGACGGCGTGAAGAAGACCGAGTTCGCCAAGACCCACGACGAGTTCCTGAAGCTGAAGGACAAGTTCGATGCCAGCTCCGGCAACTGACCGGCGCCGGGCCGCCGTGCTCGGCTCCCCGATCGCCCACTCGCTCTCCCCGGTGCTGCACCGCGCCGCCTACGCGGAGCTGGGCCTCGCGGACTGGACGTACGACCACTTCGACGTGGACGAGGCGGCCCTGCCGGGCTTCTTCGAGGGACTCGGGCCCGAGTGGGCGGGGCTGTCGCTGACCATGCCGCTCAAGCGGGCGGTGATCCCGCTGCTCGACTCGGTCAGCGAGACGGCGGCCTCCGTGGACGCGGTGAACACCGTCGTCCTCACCGAGGACGGCCGCAGGACCGGCGACAACACCGACATCCCCGGCATCGTCGCCGCCCTGCGCGAGCACGGCATCGAGAAGGTCGAGTCCGCCGCGATCCTCGGCGCCGGCGCCACCGCGTCCTCCGCGCTCGCCGCGCTGGCCCGGATCTGCACCGGCGAGGTCACGGTCCACGTGCGCAGCGAGGCCCGCGCCGCCGAGATGCGGGGCTGGGCGGAACGACTCGGCGTCGACGTGCGCCTCGCCGACTGGGCGGACGCCGCGGAGGCACTGCGCGCCCCGCTGGTCGTGGCCACCACCCCGGCCGGTGCCACCGACGCGCTCGCGGCCGCCGTCCCCGAGATGCCCACCACGCTCTTCGACGTGCTCTACGACCCCTGGCCCACCGCGCTCGCCGCCCGCTGGTCGGCGCACGGCGGTGCCGTCGTCAGCGGCCTGGACCTGCTGCTCCACCAGGCCGTGCTCCAGGTGGAGCAGATGACCGGCCGGGCGCCGGCACCGCTGGCCGCCATGCGAAAAGCGGGGGAGCACGCGCTCGCGGATCGCTAGGATCCCGTCCGGTTCCGCAGGGGGCGGAACGGGAGGGGAAGACGATCCATGTACACAGGCGTGCCGCTGGCCTCGGCCAAGACCCAGATCTTCGAG includes:
- the ruvX gene encoding Holliday junction resolvase RuvX, with the translated sequence MSTPENDQADGPKIRRGRRLAVDVGDARIGVASCDPDGILATPVETVPGRDVPAAHRRLRQLVAEYEPIEVVVGLPRSLKGGEGPAAAKVRRFTQELAKGIAPVPVRLVDERMTTVTASQGLRASGVKSKKGRSVIDQAAAVIILQQALESERVSGRPPGEGVEVVI
- the mltG gene encoding endolytic transglycosylase MltG encodes the protein MTEYGRGPGSEPWHPEDPLYGDGGWGGQQAQAGQQSPYGGQPQQYPEQQAQQGYGDWSNGGQASYGDGQPQYDQYAHQHPEPQYDPYGQQQYDQHQYGQQQYDQQYAPQAQPQQGYDNGGWSGGAHPQAQYPADPSDPYGQQAGGYGAEQPDFYGTPEAYPPPEPPTRRRAEPEPQRTDWDPGPDEGEHAFFAGGDADGDDDAPGDGRESREERRTRGGGKPKKRRSGCACLVVCLVLGGGVAGIGYFGYQFYQDRFGAAPDFAGGGNGEQVTVTIPKGAGGSTIGQELKRQGVVKSVDAFISAQQSNPRGKSIQDGVYTLQKEMSAESAVELLLSPKSRSNLIIAEGRRNADVYKLIDKRLEVKAGTTAEVAKSEYKSLGLPDWALNHKDVKDPLEGFLYPSSYSAAKGQKPADVLKQMVARANEQYEKIGLEQKAEGLGLEGPWELLTAASLVQAEGKTHEDFRKMAEVIYNRLKTDNTETNQKLQFDSTFNYLMGQSKIHISESEINTNPDPYNTYYHRGLPPGPISNPGEEALQAALNPTEDGWIYFVATDGVKKTEFAKTHDEFLKLKDKFDASSGN
- a CDS encoding shikimate dehydrogenase, whose protein sequence is MPAPATDRRRAAVLGSPIAHSLSPVLHRAAYAELGLADWTYDHFDVDEAALPGFFEGLGPEWAGLSLTMPLKRAVIPLLDSVSETAASVDAVNTVVLTEDGRRTGDNTDIPGIVAALREHGIEKVESAAILGAGATASSALAALARICTGEVTVHVRSEARAAEMRGWAERLGVDVRLADWADAAEALRAPLVVATTPAGATDALAAAVPEMPTTLFDVLYDPWPTALAARWSAHGGAVVSGLDLLLHQAVLQVEQMTGRAPAPLAAMRKAGEHALADR